In a genomic window of Oncorhynchus masou masou isolate Uvic2021 chromosome 4, UVic_Omas_1.1, whole genome shotgun sequence:
- the LOC135520575 gene encoding serotonin N-acetyltransferase-like — protein MSTVSALPFLKSSLLMRPPMGPITPRHGRRHTLPASEFRCLSPEDAISVFEIEREAFISVSGECPLHLDEVCHFLTLCPELSLGWFEEGRLVAFIIGSLWDQEKLAMDALTLHKPHGSTVHLHVLAVHRTFRQQGKGSILMWRYLQYLRCLPYVRCAVLMCEDFLVPFYQKSGFKVQGPSDITVGPLTFIEMMYPVRGHAYMRRNSGV, from the exons ATGTCGACAGTCAGTGCCCTGCCTTTCCTGAAATCTAGTCTCCTAATGCGCCCTCCCATGGGTCCCATCACCCCCAGGCACGGGCGTCGCCACACACTCCCGGCCAGCGAGTTCCGTTGCCTCAGCCCGGAGGACGCAATCAGCGTGTTTGAGATCGAGAGAGAGG CCTTCATCTCTGTGTCTGGAGAGTGTCCGCTCCACTTGGATGAGGTGTGTCACTTCCTGACGCTGTGCCCTGAGCTGTCTCTGGGCTGGTTTGAGGAGGGACGCCTCGTTGCCTTCATCATAGGATCACTGTGGGACCAGGAGAAACTAGCCATG GACGCTCTCACCCTCCACAAGCCCCATGGCTCCACGGTCCACCTCCATGTGCTTGCTGTCCACCGCACCTTCCGGCAGCAAGGCAAGGGCTCCATCCTGATGTGGCGCTACCTGCAGTACCTGCGCTGCCTGCCCTATGTGCGCTGCGCCGTGCTCATGTGCGAAGACTTCCTGGTCCCTTTCTACCAGAAGTCAGGATTTAAAGTGCAGGGCCCCAGCGACATCACCGTGGGACCCCTGACCTTCATTGAGATGATGTACCCTGTCCGGGGCCACGCGTACATGCGCCGCAACAGTGGTGTTTGA